The following proteins are co-located in the Gemmatimonadota bacterium genome:
- a CDS encoding ABC transporter ATP-binding protein: MSVRGEAGLYWRVLRYLGGYEGILVLAVLATMLFAFFDAFSLVMLIPFLNSLFGDAPLSVGSDGSAMEWLLGQTVGRVVSPGQSPQDVLLAIILFMLAVFALKNAFDFLKRYLVARLEQSVTRDLRDEVYGHLLELDLRFFGKTRAGQVISRLTGDAERLRSLVTRNISQGLTAFLRVLAALALLLSISAELTLVSVVVLPGIFLVWSRVVRRLRRGDRRVLDLAGEVSSHIQETVSGIRLVKAAAAEAYERERFGRLTHSYFRTFLRTEKLRAATGPLSEMMAALGTLLLLWYGSNLVLVDGTLTGAAFIGFLGVSMQLYSPAKVLSRLPAAIQPGLAAAERVFEFLDAPIEIRDVVGARPFGGLAEGIRFEGVGFHYEEGEPVLSDIDLEVRAGEVVALVGPSGAGKTTFVDLVARFYDPTSGRITFDGTDLREYTIASLRSSLGIVAQETVLFHDTVRANIAYGLLDADDDDIEQAARAAHAHEFIRALPEGYGTVLGERGTRLSGGQRQRIAIARAILRDPPILIFDEATSALDSESERHVQEAVAELLAGRTVFVIAHRLSTIQHADQILVLSEGRIVDTGRHEELIQRDGTYRYLYELQTSGA; this comes from the coding sequence ATGTCCGTGCGCGGAGAGGCCGGTCTCTACTGGCGGGTGCTCCGCTATCTGGGAGGATACGAGGGAATCCTCGTCCTCGCGGTGCTCGCCACGATGCTGTTCGCGTTCTTCGACGCGTTCAGCCTGGTCATGCTCATCCCCTTTCTCAATTCGCTGTTCGGGGACGCGCCTCTCAGCGTCGGCTCCGACGGCTCGGCCATGGAATGGTTGCTGGGCCAGACCGTGGGGCGCGTCGTATCTCCGGGCCAGTCCCCGCAGGACGTGCTGCTGGCCATCATCCTGTTCATGCTCGCCGTCTTCGCGCTCAAGAACGCGTTCGACTTCCTCAAGCGATACCTGGTGGCGCGGCTCGAGCAGAGCGTAACGCGCGACCTTCGCGACGAGGTGTACGGACACCTCCTGGAGCTGGACCTCCGCTTCTTCGGAAAAACCCGAGCGGGCCAGGTCATCTCGCGCCTGACCGGGGACGCCGAGCGACTCCGGTCGCTCGTCACGCGCAACATCTCTCAGGGCCTGACTGCGTTCCTGCGGGTGCTCGCGGCGCTCGCGCTGCTCCTGTCGATCTCGGCGGAGTTGACGCTCGTTTCGGTCGTCGTGCTCCCCGGCATCTTTCTGGTCTGGAGCCGCGTCGTGCGACGCCTGCGCCGGGGGGATCGCAGAGTGCTGGACCTGGCCGGGGAAGTATCGTCGCACATTCAGGAAACCGTGAGCGGAATCCGTCTTGTGAAGGCCGCCGCGGCGGAAGCTTACGAGCGCGAGCGGTTCGGCCGGCTGACGCATTCCTACTTCCGTACCTTCCTGCGAACCGAGAAGCTGCGCGCCGCCACGGGCCCGCTGTCGGAGATGATGGCGGCGCTCGGCACGCTCCTGCTGCTGTGGTACGGCAGCAACCTGGTGCTGGTGGACGGGACCCTCACAGGCGCCGCGTTCATAGGCTTCCTGGGCGTCAGCATGCAGCTCTATTCGCCCGCCAAGGTGCTGTCTCGGCTGCCCGCGGCCATCCAGCCGGGGTTGGCCGCCGCCGAACGCGTGTTCGAATTCCTGGACGCGCCGATCGAGATTCGCGACGTGGTCGGGGCCAGGCCGTTCGGTGGCCTCGCCGAGGGCATCCGCTTCGAGGGCGTGGGGTTCCACTACGAGGAGGGCGAGCCCGTGCTGAGCGACATCGACCTGGAGGTCCGGGCGGGGGAAGTGGTCGCGCTCGTCGGCCCGAGCGGCGCCGGCAAGACGACCTTCGTGGACCTCGTCGCCCGCTTCTACGACCCCACCTCCGGGCGCATCACGTTCGACGGCACGGACCTGCGCGAATACACCATCGCATCGCTGCGCTCCAGCCTGGGCATCGTCGCGCAGGAGACCGTCCTCTTCCACGATACCGTGCGAGCCAACATCGCCTACGGCCTGCTGGACGCCGACGACGACGACATCGAGCAGGCCGCGCGCGCCGCGCACGCGCACGAGTTCATCCGGGCGCTGCCGGAAGGCTACGGCACCGTGCTCGGGGAGCGCGGCACGCGGCTCTCCGGGGGACAGCGCCAGCGCATTGCCATCGCGCGGGCGATCCTGCGCGACCCGCCCATCCTCATCTTCGACGAGGCTACCTCGGCGCTCGACTCCGAGTCAGAGCGCCACGTCCAGGAGGCGGTCGCCGAGCTGCTTGCAGGGCGCACGGTGTTCGTCATCGCCCACAGGCTGTCGACCATCCAGCACGCGGACCAGATCCTGGTGCTGAGCGAGGGGCGCATCGTGGACACCGGCCGCCACGAGGAGCTGATCCAGCGCGACGGCACCTACCGCTACCTGTACGAGCTGCAGACATCGGGGGCCTAG
- a CDS encoding glycosyltransferase family 2 protein gives MTFVYICIPVHDEERTIGPLLWKVRRVMAEYGRDYHIVVADDASTDATADILASYRGVLPLTVVRCKERRGYGPTLERALRKAARMSQYPKRDAIVALHGDFTDDPALIPELVRHIEGGADIVANGARPDLRGAPWGLRVARGAFERLARRRGWPRDAGSPGAGFRAYRALVLRKAFETVGAEPLLRSDGWSSDAELLRALAPHARRVTSGEAERVHGRRQRATRFKLAEALRHVRGAAFGGHVPGPFPLESPDADLAREGPDRKRSRSRRKPGAGRPAGGDGRRPDRNRTNSGGEPADRGSGTSKRRKKRRRRGGSGQRNPGADSS, from the coding sequence GTGACCTTCGTTTACATATGCATTCCCGTGCACGACGAGGAGCGGACCATCGGCCCGCTCCTCTGGAAGGTGCGCCGCGTCATGGCCGAGTACGGCCGCGATTACCACATCGTGGTCGCCGACGACGCGTCGACCGACGCAACGGCGGATATCCTCGCCTCGTACCGGGGGGTTCTGCCGCTGACCGTCGTGCGCTGCAAGGAGCGCCGCGGGTACGGCCCCACGCTGGAACGGGCCCTGCGCAAGGCGGCGCGTATGTCGCAGTATCCCAAGCGGGACGCCATCGTCGCGCTGCACGGAGACTTCACCGACGATCCCGCGCTCATCCCCGAGCTGGTCAGGCACATCGAAGGCGGCGCCGACATCGTCGCCAACGGCGCTCGGCCGGATCTGAGGGGTGCGCCGTGGGGCCTGCGCGTGGCCCGCGGGGCGTTCGAGCGGCTGGCGCGCCGACGCGGGTGGCCGCGAGACGCGGGCTCGCCCGGCGCCGGCTTTCGCGCTTACCGGGCGCTCGTGCTGCGCAAGGCGTTCGAAACGGTCGGCGCGGAGCCGCTGCTTCGCTCCGACGGCTGGTCCTCGGACGCCGAGCTGCTGCGGGCCCTGGCGCCGCACGCGCGCCGGGTGACCAGCGGCGAGGCGGAGCGGGTCCACGGCCGACGCCAGAGGGCCACCCGCTTCAAGCTGGCCGAGGCGCTGCGGCACGTGCGCGGCGCCGCCTTCGGCGGGCACGTGCCCGGACCCTTCCCGCTGGAGTCCCCCGACGCCGACCTGGCCCGGGAAGGCCCCGACCGCAAACGCTCCAGGAGCCGCCGAAAGCCGGGGGCCGGCCGGCCCGCCGGTGGGGATGGGCGGCGTCCCGACCGGAACCGGACGAACTCCGGAGGGGAACCCGCGGATCGCGGCTCTGGTACTTCCAAGCGGAGGAAGAAACGCCGCCGACGTGGCGGCTCAGGTCAGCGCAACCCCGGCGCTGATTCCAGTTAG
- a CDS encoding DUF3108 domain-containing protein, with protein MKMLFVATALFGSLASQSQVATAPSRGLERDTTDGLVVGVTPVPWGPGERAEYQLSVGLFGTVGDGFLEVPEVEDIRGHDTYHIQLGIKGSVLFGAFKVDDTFQSWLDVNSLVARRFQKNQKEDDFVRNRTFDFYPDNLTWHWVERDRSGFLPSNDPLDEVSMFFFVRTLPLEVGDSYTFNRYFKAEDNPVRIEVVRKERVKVPAGEFDTIVVRPIIKTDGIFGEESELEVYFTDDERRVLVLMESKAPWVRSLTLKLTNYQEGQKLP; from the coding sequence ATGAAGATGCTGTTTGTGGCGACCGCTTTGTTCGGCTCGCTCGCGTCGCAGTCGCAAGTTGCGACGGCGCCGTCTCGCGGGCTCGAACGGGACACGACAGATGGTCTGGTAGTCGGGGTGACTCCGGTGCCCTGGGGCCCGGGAGAGCGCGCCGAGTACCAGCTCAGCGTGGGACTCTTCGGCACCGTCGGCGACGGATTCCTGGAGGTCCCCGAGGTCGAGGACATCCGCGGCCACGATACCTACCACATCCAGCTCGGCATCAAGGGATCGGTGCTATTCGGGGCGTTCAAGGTGGACGACACGTTCCAGTCGTGGCTGGACGTCAATTCCCTGGTCGCGCGCCGTTTCCAGAAGAACCAGAAGGAAGACGACTTCGTCCGCAACCGGACGTTCGATTTCTACCCCGACAACCTCACCTGGCACTGGGTGGAGCGGGACCGGAGCGGATTCCTGCCGTCCAACGACCCGTTGGACGAGGTGTCCATGTTCTTCTTCGTGCGCACTTTGCCGCTCGAGGTGGGCGACTCCTACACCTTCAATCGGTACTTCAAAGCGGAAGACAACCCGGTCCGCATCGAGGTCGTGCGCAAGGAGCGCGTGAAGGTGCCGGCCGGCGAGTTCGACACCATCGTCGTGCGGCCGATCATCAAGACCGACGGCATTTTCGGCGAGGAAAGCGAGCTCGAGGTCTACTTCACGGACGACGAGCGCCGCGTCCTGGTACTGATGGAGTCGAAGGCTCCTTGGGTGCGGTCGCTGACGCTGAAGTTGACGAACTACCAAGAGGGCCAGAAGCTTCCCTGA
- a CDS encoding DNA-formamidopyrimidine glycosylase family protein, which translates to MPELPEITAYVEALDRFVVGDTLERLRIRSPALLRTYDPPASAVEGRTIAGVRRLGKRIVFALEDGEPPLYIVLHLMVTGRLRWRHPGVTIPRKTGLAAFDFAHGSLLLTETGTKKKASLHVVAGDAGLAAHDRGGVEPLEVDFDEFRAALQRENRTLKRALTDPRILSGIGNAHSDEILLEARLSPLKRSRDLSEDEARRLFSATRRSLREWTEILRSEVGEGFPEKITAFHAAMKAHGKYGEPCPQCGSPIQRIKYASNETNYCPTCQTGGRLLADRAFSKLLKDDWPRTLEELEGLLGES; encoded by the coding sequence GTGCCCGAGCTGCCGGAGATCACCGCCTACGTGGAGGCGCTCGACCGCTTCGTGGTCGGCGATACGCTGGAGCGCCTGCGAATCCGCTCGCCGGCGCTTCTGCGCACCTACGACCCACCTGCGTCCGCCGTGGAGGGCCGCACGATCGCGGGCGTCCGACGGCTCGGCAAGCGCATCGTGTTCGCGCTCGAGGACGGCGAGCCCCCGCTCTACATCGTCCTCCACTTGATGGTCACGGGCCGCCTGCGCTGGCGTCATCCGGGCGTGACGATTCCCCGCAAGACGGGGCTCGCGGCGTTCGACTTCGCGCACGGCAGCCTGCTGCTCACGGAGACCGGCACCAAGAAGAAGGCGTCGCTGCACGTGGTGGCCGGAGACGCAGGCCTCGCGGCGCACGACAGGGGCGGCGTGGAGCCGCTGGAGGTCGACTTCGACGAGTTCCGCGCCGCCCTCCAGCGCGAGAACCGCACGCTCAAGCGCGCACTGACCGATCCGCGCATCCTCAGCGGGATCGGAAATGCGCACTCCGACGAGATCCTGCTGGAGGCGCGGCTGTCGCCGCTCAAGCGCTCGCGCGACCTGTCCGAGGACGAAGCCCGGAGGCTATTCAGCGCCACGCGGCGGTCGCTCCGTGAATGGACGGAGATCCTTCGCTCCGAGGTCGGCGAGGGTTTCCCCGAGAAGATCACCGCGTTCCACGCGGCCATGAAGGCCCACGGCAAGTACGGCGAGCCGTGCCCCCAATGCGGATCGCCCATCCAGCGCATCAAGTACGCCTCCAACGAGACCAACTACTGCCCCACCTGCCAGACCGGCGGCCGGCTGCTGGCAGACCGCGCGTTCTCCAAGCTGCTCAAGGACGACTGGCCCAGGACGCTCGAGGAGCTGGAGGGCCTTCTGGGCGAAAGCTAG
- a CDS encoding M56 family metallopeptidase — MSAFALGLDAMDPELARAADIGLRATALLAIAVASTWALRRRAADARHALWTATFVLLLALPVAVSWAPALTLAILPAPAPEAPAPAIRSPEGHVTPIESVTADAPRRTEVAPALEYSGAPASNSSSGQWWLAQAMLFLWGAGVLAALASVGVGVRRFHAQVRDATPIRDASWRRRVDSLRERLRVRGDVGLLASDSAATPMTGGWLRPVILLPESAHGWSSERRDVVLAHEMIHVRRRDALRQVLGRVALALYWFHPLSWVASRLSAASREQACDDGVLALGTRPSEYAAHLIELAERAHRAPAVLALPMVQRSQLERRVMAILDPRRRRLSVPTTALVVLVLGAFSVPAAIARPVPAQPPAVAVDGPGELPPAPEHVELTRAAEPTATVTVKADAAGPAVAFEPPPAVQEIACDVRGVHGDFSGTFTMSGDRHEHSGTYNGDRVIQKFVDDLRLCMRIHGDVVLSDEGTSVRAVGADSWVLLESEEGALRRMVITEGPGGIEHSWSVDGRDQAFDDGAREWRDRMFTVLNGYWEANRIRGRQSSLRGRISSHRGRVSSLRGQISSARGRVSSLNGQISSARGRVSSLKGQISSARGRVSSLKGRISSARGHVSSLRGRISSIRGRMSSLSSAARSTSDSTTRARLEQELEERRAQIRAIEREIGEYDVEGRVAEIQREIDEYDIEGRVAEIQREIDEYDVEGRVAEVRREIDAFDLEGRVLTLEREIEEYDLEGKVLATEREIEELDADRRAAEIEARLAPEIEELRRLIRRL, encoded by the coding sequence GTGAGCGCGTTCGCCCTCGGCCTCGATGCCATGGATCCCGAGCTGGCGCGCGCAGCTGACATCGGGCTGCGGGCGACCGCGCTGCTGGCCATCGCGGTGGCGTCCACCTGGGCGCTGCGGCGCCGCGCCGCCGATGCGCGCCACGCCCTCTGGACCGCCACGTTCGTGTTGCTCCTGGCGCTGCCGGTGGCGGTTTCGTGGGCACCCGCGCTGACGCTCGCCATCCTGCCGGCGCCCGCTCCGGAGGCGCCGGCGCCGGCTATCCGGTCGCCCGAGGGGCACGTCACCCCCATCGAATCCGTTACCGCCGACGCGCCGCGGAGGACCGAGGTCGCGCCGGCCCTCGAGTACAGCGGCGCCCCGGCGAGCAACTCCTCGTCCGGGCAGTGGTGGCTCGCGCAGGCGATGCTCTTCCTCTGGGGTGCTGGCGTGCTCGCGGCCCTCGCTTCGGTGGGCGTCGGCGTCCGGCGCTTCCACGCGCAGGTGCGAGACGCGACACCGATTCGCGACGCCTCGTGGCGCCGGAGGGTGGACTCGCTGAGGGAGAGGCTCCGCGTCCGGGGCGACGTGGGGTTGCTGGCCAGCGACTCCGCGGCCACCCCCATGACCGGTGGGTGGCTGAGGCCGGTCATCCTGCTACCGGAGTCGGCGCACGGGTGGAGCTCCGAACGCCGCGATGTCGTGCTGGCGCACGAGATGATCCACGTGCGCCGCCGCGACGCCCTGCGGCAGGTGCTCGGTCGGGTCGCGCTGGCCCTGTACTGGTTCCACCCGCTCAGTTGGGTCGCGTCTCGCCTGTCGGCGGCCAGCCGCGAGCAGGCGTGCGACGATGGCGTGCTCGCACTCGGGACCCGGCCTTCGGAGTACGCCGCGCACCTCATCGAACTGGCGGAGCGCGCGCATCGCGCCCCAGCCGTCCTCGCGCTTCCCATGGTCCAGCGCTCGCAGCTGGAGAGGAGAGTCATGGCCATCCTGGATCCCCGGCGCCGCCGTTTGAGCGTGCCGACGACCGCTCTGGTCGTCCTCGTCCTGGGGGCGTTCAGCGTCCCGGCGGCGATCGCCCGTCCGGTTCCCGCTCAGCCGCCTGCGGTGGCGGTCGACGGCCCCGGCGAACTGCCTCCCGCGCCGGAACATGTCGAACTCACACGCGCCGCAGAGCCGACAGCGACAGTGACGGTGAAGGCCGATGCGGCCGGTCCAGCTGTGGCTTTCGAGCCCCCGCCCGCCGTCCAGGAGATTGCCTGCGATGTCAGAGGCGTTCACGGAGACTTCAGCGGCACGTTCACGATGAGCGGGGACCGTCACGAGCATTCGGGGACGTACAACGGCGACCGGGTGATCCAGAAGTTCGTCGATGACCTGCGCCTGTGTATGCGCATCCACGGAGATGTCGTGCTGTCCGACGAGGGCACCTCGGTGCGCGCGGTCGGCGCCGATAGTTGGGTACTGCTCGAATCCGAGGAGGGCGCGCTTCGGCGAATGGTCATCACGGAGGGGCCGGGGGGCATCGAGCACTCTTGGAGCGTGGACGGACGCGACCAGGCTTTCGACGACGGCGCGCGCGAATGGCGAGATCGAATGTTCACGGTCCTCAACGGATACTGGGAGGCCAACCGGATCCGAGGCCGGCAGAGCAGCCTCAGAGGCCGAATCTCCTCGCACCGAGGGCGCGTGAGCAGCCTGCGGGGCCAGATCTCGTCGGCCCGGGGTCGGGTCAGCAGCCTGAACGGCCAAATCTCCTCCGCGCGGGGCCGGGTCAGCAGCCTGAAGGGCCAGATCTCCTCCGCCAGGGGCCGGGTCAGCAGCCTCAAGGGCCGGATCTCCTCCGCCAGGGGCCACGTGAGCAGCCTCAGAGGCCGGATTTCCTCGATCCGCGGACGGATGTCGAGCCTCAGCTCCGCGGCTCGCAGCACGAGCGACTCCACCACGCGGGCCCGGCTGGAGCAGGAACTGGAGGAGCGAAGAGCGCAGATTCGGGCGATTGAGCGCGAGATCGGCGAGTACGACGTCGAAGGCCGTGTTGCCGAGATTCAGCGTGAAATCGACGAGTACGACATCGAAGGCCGTGTCGCCGAGATTCAGCGCGAAATCGACGAGTACGACGTCGAAGGCCGTGTCGCCGAGGTTCGGCGCGAGATAGACGCGTTCGACCTCGAGGGTCGCGTCCTGACGCTGGAACGCGAGATCGAGGAGTACGACCTCGAGGGCAAGGTCCTGGCGACCGAGCGAGAAATCGAGGAACTCGACGCGGATCGGAGAGCGGCCGAGATCGAGGCCCGGCTCGCCCCCGAGATCGAGGAGCTGCGGCGACTGATCCGCCGCTTGTAG
- a CDS encoding BlaI/MecI/CopY family transcriptional regulator, whose protein sequence is MHELPRLSRREREVMDIVHELGNATAARIREHMADPPTDAAVRSTLRILVEKDQLRYEREGPRYVYFPTAPTKRVRRSALRHVVNTFFGGSLEGTVAALLDLEDRELDPEERERLRRMIEGAQEDGL, encoded by the coding sequence GTGCACGAGCTTCCCCGACTGAGCCGCCGTGAGCGAGAGGTGATGGACATCGTCCACGAGCTCGGCAACGCCACGGCCGCCCGCATCCGCGAGCACATGGCTGATCCGCCCACCGACGCCGCCGTGCGCTCGACCCTTCGCATCCTGGTGGAGAAGGATCAGCTCAGGTACGAGCGGGAGGGACCGCGCTACGTCTACTTCCCCACGGCGCCCACCAAGCGCGTTCGCCGCTCCGCGCTGCGACACGTGGTCAACACGTTTTTCGGCGGGTCGCTGGAGGGCACCGTGGCGGCCCTCCTCGATCTGGAAGACAGGGAGCTGGACCCCGAGGAGCGGGAGCGCCTCCGGCGCATGATCGAGGGCGCGCAGGAGGACGGACTGTGA